In Fusobacterium sp. IOR10, one genomic interval encodes:
- the selA gene encoding L-seryl-tRNA(Sec) selenium transferase: MKKDLLKKLPKVDYLQNVESLKKIKEDISNYDFLQCIKDSIDKFRQDILQEEIKDFTQVQIIEDIKLRIEKKSKEKIVKVINGTGTIIHTNLGRSIYSKDIGNKIYNILTSYNNLEYNINEGKRGDRYSNLEKLILQVTGGEAALVVNNNAAAVLLCLNEFANGKEIIVSRGELVEIGGSFRIPKIMEFSGAKLVEVGATNKTYIEDYLEKINENTRILMKVHTSNYKIQGFTHEASKEEIAKLARDKNLISMEDLGSGNFINFSKYNIVNEPTVFQSIESGMDIITFSGDKLFGGSQAGIIIGKKKYIDRLKKNQYLRTIRIDKLTVAILESVFEIYLNKNEAVKKIPTLKMITETKEEVLGRCKVMSNILSKFKIEHRIIETKGNIGGGSMPQEEIDSYGIEFQMEKGSVLEKLFRKNKLSIIGIIRNNKFILDLKTIQENDIEDVCNNVFQIYKRKGLI, encoded by the coding sequence ATGAAGAAAGATTTACTAAAAAAATTACCAAAAGTTGATTATTTACAAAATGTAGAGTCTTTAAAAAAAATAAAAGAAGATATTAGTAACTATGATTTTTTACAGTGTATAAAAGATAGTATAGATAAATTTAGACAGGATATTTTACAAGAAGAAATAAAAGATTTTACACAGGTACAAATAATAGAAGATATAAAACTTAGAATTGAAAAAAAATCCAAGGAAAAAATAGTAAAGGTTATAAATGGAACAGGTACAATAATCCATACAAACTTAGGTAGAAGCATATATTCAAAGGATATTGGAAATAAAATATATAACATACTTACCTCATATAACAACCTAGAATATAACATCAATGAAGGAAAAAGAGGAGATAGGTATTCAAATTTAGAAAAATTAATATTACAGGTAACAGGGGGAGAAGCAGCCCTTGTTGTAAATAATAATGCAGCAGCTGTACTCCTTTGTTTAAATGAATTTGCAAATGGAAAGGAAATTATAGTTTCAAGGGGAGAATTAGTAGAAATTGGAGGATCCTTTAGAATACCTAAAATAATGGAATTTTCAGGGGCAAAACTAGTTGAAGTTGGAGCAACTAATAAAACCTATATAGAGGATTATTTGGAAAAAATAAATGAAAATACTAGAATTTTAATGAAGGTACACACTTCAAATTATAAAATACAAGGATTTACCCATGAAGCTTCCAAGGAAGAAATAGCTAAATTAGCTAGGGATAAGAACCTAATTTCAATGGAGGATTTAGGAAGTGGGAATTTTATAAATTTTTCAAAATATAATATAGTAAATGAACCTACAGTTTTTCAAAGTATTGAATCAGGTATGGATATTATAACTTTTAGTGGGGATAAGCTCTTTGGTGGATCCCAAGCTGGAATAATAATTGGAAAGAAGAAATATATAGATAGGCTGAAAAAAAATCAATATTTAAGAACCATAAGAATTGATAAACTTACAGTTGCAATATTAGAGTCTGTATTTGAAATATATTTAAATAAAAATGAAGCAGTAAAAAAAATACCAACATTAAAAATGATAACAGAAACAAAGGAAGAAGTTTTAGGTAGATGTAAAGTAATGAGTAATATATTATCTAAGTTTAAAATAGAGCATAGAATTATAGAAACTAAAGGGAATATAGGGGGAGGGTCAATGCCCCAAGAGGAAATAGATAGTTATGGTATAGAATTTCAAATGGAAAAGGGAAGTGTTTTAGAAAAATTATTTAGGAAAAATAAACTTTCAATTATTGGGATTATTAGAAATAATAAATTTATATTGGATTTAAAAACAATACAAGAGAATGATATAGAGGATGTTTGTAATAATGTTTTTCAAATCTATAAAAGAAAAGGACTAATATGA
- the selD gene encoding selenide, water dikinase SelD, whose protein sequence is MGPEVLSKVLKNIPVKKDENLIVGYDKSDDASVYKINEETAIIQTLDFFTPMVEDPYIFGQIAAANSLSDVYAMGGKPITAMNIVCYPEKEDIQGLEEIMQGGAKKVLEAGAVLSGGHSIHDQEAKYGLSITGVCNPNKILKNYGCETGDVLILTKPLGTGIITTASKIGEATENQMKEIIKNMTTLNKYASEIMVKYPVTACTDITGFGFLGHLYEMAAASEKTFIIESELIPYLDGAKEFAKEFFITSSGQKNRKYLEGQVEFDNIPFWMEEILFDPQTSGGLLFSVSSIYLRDIMEELSKLDIKSSVVGTVEDASGKKIIVR, encoded by the coding sequence ATAGGACCAGAGGTTCTTTCTAAAGTACTAAAAAATATCCCAGTTAAAAAGGATGAAAATTTAATTGTAGGATATGATAAATCAGATGATGCATCAGTTTATAAAATAAATGAAGAAACAGCAATTATTCAAACCTTAGATTTCTTTACCCCTATGGTTGAAGATCCATATATTTTTGGACAAATAGCAGCAGCAAATTCCCTAAGTGATGTATATGCAATGGGGGGGAAACCAATAACTGCTATGAATATAGTTTGTTATCCAGAGAAGGAAGATATTCAAGGGTTAGAGGAAATAATGCAAGGGGGAGCTAAAAAAGTTCTTGAAGCAGGGGCAGTCCTAAGTGGTGGGCACTCTATTCATGATCAAGAGGCTAAATATGGACTTTCTATTACAGGGGTCTGTAATCCAAATAAAATATTAAAAAATTATGGTTGTGAAACAGGGGACGTTCTTATTTTAACAAAGCCCTTAGGAACAGGAATAATAACAACAGCTTCTAAAATAGGCGAAGCAACAGAGAATCAAATGAAAGAGATTATAAAAAATATGACAACTTTAAATAAATACGCTTCAGAAATAATGGTGAAATATCCAGTAACTGCCTGTACAGATATAACAGGTTTTGGATTTTTAGGACATCTTTATGAAATGGCAGCAGCTTCTGAAAAAACATTTATAATAGAAAGTGAGTTAATTCCATACTTAGATGGTGCAAAGGAATTTGCAAAGGAATTTTTTATAACAAGTAGTGGACAGAAAAATAGAAAATACTTAGAAGGACAGGTGGAATTTGATAATATTCCATTTTGGATGGAAGAAATATTATTTGACCCTCAAACTTCAGGGGGACTTCTATTTTCAGTTTCTTCAATTTATTTAAGGGATATTATGGAAGAATTATCCAAGTTGGATATAAAATCCTCTGTTGTTGGAACTGTGGAAGATGCTAGTGGGAAAAAAATAATAGTGAGGTAA
- a CDS encoding ABC transporter substrate binding protein gives MKSKKISLKLYTTIIFMFLFQILYCENAQGRKKTDKILFISSYSYNWVSVPKQLKGFSENIDDCINIDYIFMDTKEFKYSEIKEDIDFQVEKKMKHYKDYKVIIAGDDNALDYVLERQKKYFLNKPIVFLGINDIERGMEASKDPLITGVLEKYYCKSTLDIAKEIFPFGKRVVAIVDDTKTSDGSKSQLIRALGDFKNMSISYINTSQLTLEEIQKKLSNLKLGEDILVFLDFNNDREGNNYNVKQASTIMSKNSSVPVFRTDTGIEFGLLGGTIIDFEEMGDKAALMVNRILAGESAKDIDVQVCEPKTVINYEVYKKFNLKLKDEIKDKINFINKPKSFVEEHSTSIIYVLLLIIIIFSISIAKIYYNNLIKQKKLTENAKLKTEAKSDFLANMSHEIRTPMSSIIGLTELINIELKDDKNNKVKEYLKIIQESSSLLLKLINNVLDISAIETNKIKLSIEQFNIREIESYINNMYLYQCEKKGINLNIEYTNIVNEQLKGDIFRINQVLLNLISNSYKFTEKGGRIDLKISEYKRETGEIKLKFMIKDTGCGMSEELKDRLFHKFEQESCDTARRYGGSGLGLSITKSMIELMGGKIKVKSVKDKGTIFIVELFLEEGNKIKEEKSSIDYVTKYNFSGKKILVAEDNEINAMIIRKILENVGIEVEVAENGKIAHNKFMEKGNKYFDLILMDIKMPEVDGYDGTKLIRESKLDYSKKIKIYAMTADAFSETVKRCLEAGMNGHISKPITPKDLYELLQNML, from the coding sequence ATGAAATCAAAAAAAATAAGTTTGAAATTATATACTACAATAATATTTATGTTTTTATTTCAAATATTATATTGTGAGAATGCTCAAGGAAGAAAAAAAACTGATAAAATTCTATTTATCAGCTCCTATTCCTATAACTGGGTATCAGTACCAAAGCAATTAAAGGGATTTTCTGAAAATATAGATGATTGTATAAATATCGATTATATATTTATGGATACTAAGGAATTTAAATATTCAGAAATAAAAGAAGATATTGATTTCCAAGTTGAAAAAAAAATGAAACATTATAAGGATTATAAGGTTATTATAGCAGGGGATGACAATGCCCTAGATTATGTTTTAGAAAGACAGAAAAAATATTTTTTAAATAAACCAATAGTTTTTTTAGGAATAAATGATATTGAAAGAGGAATGGAAGCTAGTAAGGATCCCTTAATAACAGGGGTACTTGAAAAATATTACTGTAAAAGCACCTTGGACATAGCTAAGGAAATATTTCCATTTGGGAAAAGAGTAGTAGCTATAGTTGATGATACTAAAACATCTGATGGGTCTAAGAGTCAATTAATTAGAGCTTTAGGAGATTTTAAAAATATGAGTATATCTTATATAAATACTTCTCAGCTTACTTTAGAAGAAATACAGAAAAAATTATCAAATTTAAAATTAGGAGAAGATATACTTGTTTTTTTAGATTTTAATAACGATAGAGAAGGAAATAATTATAATGTGAAACAAGCTAGTACAATTATGTCTAAAAATTCCTCTGTACCTGTCTTTAGAACTGATACAGGAATTGAATTTGGACTTTTAGGTGGAACTATTATAGATTTTGAAGAAATGGGTGATAAGGCAGCACTTATGGTTAATAGAATTTTAGCTGGGGAAAGTGCTAAAGATATAGATGTTCAAGTATGCGAGCCTAAAACAGTAATAAATTATGAAGTGTATAAAAAATTCAATTTAAAATTAAAGGATGAAATAAAAGATAAGATTAATTTTATAAATAAACCTAAATCATTTGTAGAGGAACATTCAACTTCTATAATTTATGTTTTGCTATTAATTATAATTATTTTTAGTATTTCAATAGCTAAAATTTACTATAATAATTTAATTAAACAAAAAAAATTAACAGAAAATGCCAAACTTAAAACAGAGGCTAAAAGTGATTTCTTAGCAAATATGAGTCATGAAATAAGAACTCCCATGAGTTCCATAATAGGTCTTACAGAACTAATTAATATAGAGTTAAAGGATGATAAAAATAATAAAGTTAAAGAATATTTGAAAATAATACAAGAATCTTCCAGTCTATTATTAAAATTAATAAATAATGTTTTGGATATTTCAGCAATAGAAACTAATAAAATAAAATTGTCAATTGAACAGTTTAATATAAGAGAAATAGAGTCATATATTAATAACATGTATTTATACCAATGTGAAAAAAAGGGTATAAACTTAAATATTGAATATACAAATATAGTTAATGAACAATTAAAGGGAGATATTTTTAGAATAAATCAAGTTCTTTTAAATTTAATTAGTAACTCATATAAATTTACTGAAAAGGGAGGAAGAATAGACTTAAAAATCAGTGAATATAAAAGGGAAACAGGTGAAATTAAACTTAAATTTATGATTAAGGATACAGGATGTGGAATGAGTGAAGAATTAAAGGACAGATTATTTCATAAATTTGAACAGGAATCTTGTGATACTGCTAGAAGATACGGAGGTAGTGGACTTGGCCTTTCTATAACAAAGAGCATGATTGAACTAATGGGTGGAAAAATAAAAGTAAAAAGTGTTAAGGATAAGGGGACAATTTTTATTGTGGAATTATTCCTAGAAGAGGGGAATAAAATAAAAGAGGAAAAATCATCTATTGATTATGTAACTAAATATAATTTTTCAGGGAAAAAAATACTTGTTGCAGAGGACAATGAAATAAATGCAATGATAATAAGAAAAATATTAGAAAATGTTGGAATAGAAGTGGAAGTTGCTGAAAATGGGAAAATTGCCCACAATAAATTTATGGAAAAGGGGAATAAATATTTTGATTTAATTTTAATGGATATAAAAATGCCAGAAGTTGATGGGTATGATGGAACTAAATTAATTAGAGAATCAAAACTAGATTATTCTAAAAAAATAAAAATCTATGCAATGACAGCAGATGCTTTTTCAGAAACAGTGAAAAGGTGTTTAGAAGCAGGAATGAATGGGCATATATCAAAGCCAATAACTCCTAAAGATTTATATGAATTGTTACAAAATATGCTATAA
- a CDS encoding Ppx/GppA family phosphatase — translation MYKNKYIKGVIDIGTNSCRLFLGKVEEKEGKIRILEKIYKETRITKLGNFIENDSSINVSGINKLIEIIKYYNKKIEEYKCEKVVVFATSAIREAKNKEEIKKRIFTETNLRINIITGNEEGKMTSLGTSSEFKGKILLMDIGGGSTEFIFGDLENIEYIKSFKLGAVRETRKYFQNDNYEKINEFQEDVEKNIKEIEKFKDKDFTFVGVAGTITTNVSVYEKMINYDTTKVHKYRLTRKNLEDNLKLFLSKNLEERKKIVGLQAERGENVVTGTLIILKVMSLLNKEEIVASECDGLEGAMITLDN, via the coding sequence ATGTATAAGAATAAATATATAAAGGGAGTTATAGATATAGGGACAAATTCTTGCAGATTGTTTCTAGGAAAGGTGGAAGAAAAAGAAGGGAAAATTAGAATTTTAGAGAAAATATATAAGGAGACAAGAATAACAAAACTTGGGAACTTTATAGAAAATGATTCAAGTATCAATGTATCTGGAATTAACAAACTAATTGAGATAATTAAATATTATAATAAAAAAATAGAAGAGTATAAATGTGAAAAGGTAGTTGTTTTTGCAACTTCAGCCATTAGAGAAGCAAAAAATAAAGAGGAAATTAAGAAAAGAATATTTACAGAAACTAATTTGAGAATAAATATAATAACAGGTAATGAAGAGGGAAAAATGACCTCTTTAGGAACTAGTTCAGAGTTTAAAGGAAAGATTCTTCTTATGGACATAGGGGGAGGAAGTACTGAATTTATTTTTGGAGATTTGGAAAATATAGAATATATTAAAAGTTTTAAATTAGGTGCAGTTAGAGAAACTAGAAAATATTTTCAAAATGATAACTATGAAAAAATAAATGAATTTCAAGAGGATGTTGAAAAAAATATAAAAGAAATAGAAAAATTTAAGGATAAGGATTTTACATTTGTTGGAGTAGCAGGAACCATTACAACAAATGTAAGTGTTTATGAAAAAATGATAAACTATGACACAACTAAGGTCCATAAATATAGATTAACTAGAAAAAATTTAGAGGACAATTTAAAACTATTCTTAAGTAAAAATTTAGAAGAAAGAAAAAAAATCGTAGGGCTTCAAGCTGAAAGAGGAGAAAATGTTGTAACTGGAACTTTAATAATTTTAAAAGTTATGTCTTTATTAAATAAAGAGGAGATAGTGGCATCTGAATGTGATGGACTAGAGGGAGCAATGATAACTTTAGATAATTAG